TCGATATCGGAAGCTCTTCTGTGAAAGTTTCTTTGGTAGAAGCAGACGGTGGCCAGGTGGTTGCCTCATCGTTTTTCCCCAAACAAGAAATGAAAATAACCGCACACAAAGCGGGATGGGCAGAACAGGAACCCGAATTATGGTGGGCTAACCTTAAACTGGCTCTTGCCGAGGTTTTGTCTACCGCCAATGTTGATAAAGAAAGTATTGAATCAATAGGTATTTCGTACCAAATGCATGGGCTGGTAATGGTGGATAAAAACCTGGAAGTAATTCGTCCGTCCATTATCTGGTGCGATAGCCGTGCTGCCGCCTATGGCGACAAAGCCTTCGAAGAAATTGGAGGCCAGCGCTGCCTTACAAACCTGCTCAATTCACCGGGTAATTTTACAGCATCAAAATTAAAATGGGTAAAAGAAAACGAGCCTGAACTTTTTGATAAGGTATATAAAATTATGCTTCCGGGCGATTACATTGCCATGAAGCTGACCGGAGAAACTCAAACCACGGTAAGCGGCTTATCTGAAGGAATTATGTGGGATTTTAAAGAAAATTCCCTGGCCAAAATGTTATTCGACAATTACGGATTTCAGCCCGAAATTATTCCCAATATCGTTCCTACTTTTGCGCCTTCAGGACAGGTGAGTGCAAAAGCAGCAGCTGAACTGGGTTTATCCACCAATACAAAGGTTAGTTACCGTGCCGGCGATCAGCCGAACAATGCCCTGTCGCTAAATGTGCTAAATCCCGGTGAAATTGCCACAACAGCAGGTACCTCAGGAGTAGTGTACGGTGTAAGCAACGAAATAAAATACGATCCGCAATCGCGTGTAAACACCTTTGCCCACGTTAACCATGCGCCCGAAGACCCTCGTCTGGGTGTTTTGCTTTGTATTAACGGTACCGGCATATTAAATGCATGGATGAAACGTATGGTGGCAGAAAACCTGTCGTACGAAGCCATGAATGACCTGGCATCGGGAGTTGCCATTGGTTCCGACGGACTTTCAATTCTTCCGTTTGGAAACGGCGCCGAGCGGGTATTGCAAAATAACAATATTGGATCGATGTTTAACGGCATTAACTTTAACATACACGGTAAAGGCCATTTATTACGTGCTGCACAAGAAGGAATTGTTTTTTCGTTTAAATACGGAATGGATATCATGAAAAATATAGGAATTGATGCTTCGGTAATTAGGGCAGGAAAAGCCAACATGTTCCTGAGCCCGATTTTTAGAGAAACACTGGCAGGTATTACCGGTGCAACCATTGAACTGTACAATACCGATGGTTCGGTTGGTGCGGCACGTGGAGCAGGTGTTGGTTCAGGCTATTACAAATCGTTTAACGAGGCTTTTGCAAACCTGAAAAAACTGGACATTATTGAGCCAAACACTTCGAAACAAGCAGCCTACGAGGCAGCCTATGAAAACTGGAAAACTCAGCTTGAAAAAGTAACACTTAGTTAAAAAATAAAAATCAATATAAATAATAACACATAAAATAAATTAAAATGGAAGTTTTAAAAGGAAACAAAGAGTATTTTAAGGGTATTGATCAGATTAAATACGAAGGCCCTGAATCAAAAAATCCGTTGGCCTTTAAATGGTACGACGAAAACAAGGTTGTTGCTGGAAAAACAATGAAAGAACATCTGCGTTTTGCAGCTGCCTACTGGCACACTTTCTGCGGAACTGGTGGTGATCCTTTTGGTCCGGGTACGCAAATTTTCCCATGGATTGGCGCAAGCGATATCATGGATGCTGCCAAAGAAAAGATGGATGCTGCTTTTGAATTTATTACTAAAATGAACATCCCTTACTATTGTTTCCACGATACCGACCTGGTAGGCGATGGTTCGGTTTTCGACATTGAAAAAAGAATGGAACAAATTGTTGCTTTTGCTAAAGAGAAGCAAGCAGCATCGGGTGTTAAACTGCTTTGGGGAACTGCGAATGTATTTTCTGATCCACGTTATATGAACGGAGCCTCAACCAATCCTGATTTTAATGTGGTTGCCAATGCTGCCGTACAGGTAAAAAATGCTATTGATGCTACTATTGCACTTGGCGGTACCGGTTATGTATTCTGGGGCGGACGCGAAGGTTACATGAGCCTGCATAACACCGATACAAAACGCGAATTGGCGCACCTGGGCGAATTCCTTCGTATGGCTCGCGATTATGGCCGTAAACAAGGATTTGAAGGTACATTCTTTATTGAGCCAAAACCAATGGAGCCAACCAAGCACCAGTACGATTTTGATGCACAAACGGTAATCGGATTCCTGAAAGAAAATGGCTTAGCCGACGATTTTAAACTAAATATTGAAGTAAACCACGCTACATTAGCGGGCCATACTTTTGCTCACGACCTGAGAATGTCGGCAGATGCCGGAATGCTTGGATCAATTGATGCCAACAAAGGAGATTACCAAAACGGATGGGATACCGATGAATTCCCAACCAGCATTTACGAAATTACAGAGGCCATGCTTGAAATTCTTCCAACGGGAGGATTTACCCACGGAGGTATCAATTTCGATGCAAAAACCCGCCGTAACTCAACCGACCTTGAAGACATTTTTATCGCTCACATTGGTGGTATGGATGTTTTTGCCCGTTCGTTGGTTATTGCCGATAAGATTTTGAACGACTCGCAGTACTGCGCTATGCGTGCTGCCCGTTATGCGTCGTTTGACGAAGGAAAAGGTGCTGAATTTGAAGCTGGTAAACTTACCTTGGAAGATATGTATGCCATTGCCAAAGAAGTTGGCGAGCCTGCACAAATAAGTGGAAAACAAGAGTTAATTGAGCAATTAATTAACTGGTATATTTAATAGCTATGAAAGGGCGTAATTCGTTTTACATTGTAGTTATTACATTGGTTGCCACGCTGGGAGGACTGTTGTTTGGTTACGATACAGCTGTAATCTCGGGTGCCGACAAATCAATCCAGGCCTACCTCATTGAGGGGCTTGGGTTAAATTCGTTGGCGCACGGAGCAACCATATCAAGTGCCTTAATCGGTTGCATTATCGGCGGTAGTATTTCCGGCTTACTGGCATCTAAACTAGGTCGAAAAAAGACATTGTTCCTGGCAGCACTTCTTTTCTTTCTATCAGCTCTGGGATCAGGTAATCCTGAGTTCTTGTTCTTTACAAAAGGCGAACCTACCATGGGATTGTTATACATGTTTAACTTTTACCGGGTAATTGGTGGTATCGGCGTTGGTTTGGCATCGGCAGTTAGCCCAATGTATATTGGAGAAATTGCACCGGCCGATATTCGTGGACGACTTGTTTCGCTCAACCAGTTTGCCATTATTTTTGGTATGCTGGTGGTATATTTTGTAAACTGGGGAATTGCCAACGGCCAACCACTAGAGTGGATAAATACTATTGGCTGGAGACGCATGTTTATCTCTGAAGCCATTCCTGCCGGTTTATTTGGAGCATTACTTTTATTTGTTCCCGAAACACCGCGTTACCTGGCCATTCAAAATAAAGACGACAAAGCACTTAGTATTCTTACAAAAATTAACGGAGCCGAACGCGCCAAAGAAATTTTTAATGATATTAAACAAAGTGTTGAGAGCCACTCGGGCAAATTATTCTCCTACGGTAAATTGGTTATCGTTATTGGTATTTTGTTATCAGTGTTCCAGCAATTTGTTGGTATTAATGTAGCCTTGTACTATGCTCCACGTATTTTTGAAAGTATGGGAGCTGCCAAAGATGCCTCATTAATGCAAACCGTTGTTATGGGTATTGTAAATGTAATGTTTACTGTAGTTGCCATTTTAACGGTTGACAAATGGGGTAGAAAACCACTGCTGATGATAGGATCTATTGGTATGGCGGTTGGTATGTTTGCCATTGGCATACTTTCGTTTATGGAAGTTATTGGCATTAGTACACTGGTATTTATTATTATTTACACGGCTTCATTTATGATGTCGTGGGGACCAATTTGCTGGGTTCTTATTTCGGAATTGTTTCCAAACAGAATCAGGGGAAAGGCCGTTGCAGTTGCAGTAGCAGCTCAATGGGCAGCCAACTACTTTATTTCATCTACCTATCCGGCAATGATGGAATTTAGCGGAGGATTAACTTACAGCTTTTATGGGCTGATGAGTTTGTTATCGTTTGTATTTGTATGGAGGCTGGTACCCGAAACCAAAGGAAAAACTTTAGAGGAGATGGAAAGTCTCTGGAAAAAATAAGTTTTTAGTTGAAACGATAAAGAGGGGCTTGCATTGGCAAGCCCCTCTTTTTTTTATTTGCCTAATCACGCTATTTTGGTTCCCAGAAACAGCGTTTTGGCGACACAATCTTTTCTTCTGCTTTTAACACTTTCATCGCCTTATCCACCTCTTTCTTCTCCAGTCCGGCAGCTTCGGCAATTTCACCTGCTTTTAAAGGCTTTCCGGCAGCTTGCATGGCTGCCAATACTTTTTCTGTACTCATAAATTTCCTTTTTATCCGGCAAAACGTTCTGATATAACTTTCCAGTCTAAAATTTTCCAAAAATCTTCGATGTACTTCGGACGTGCATTTTTCTTGTCGATGTAGTAAGCATGTTCCCATACATCGCAGGTTAACAATGGTTTTTTACCATCGCGCAACGGGTTGGCAGCGTTACTGGTTTGCACAATTTCCAATTCGCCGCTTTCGCTTACAACAAGCCAGGCCCAACCCGAGCCAAATAAAGTGGCCGCTGCTTTCGAGAAAGCTTCTTTAAATGCATCAAGCGAACCAAATTTGGCTTCGATTGCTGCTTTTAATTCATCTTTCGGTTCTTCGCAACCTTTTGGGCCAAACTGCATAAAGTAAAAGGTATGGTTCCATACCTGGGCTCCATTGTTAAAAATACCACCCTCTGCCTTTTTAATAATCTCCTCAAGGTCAGCATTTTCAAACTCGGTACCCGCAACAAGGTTATTTACGTTATTAACATAAGCCTGGTGGTGCTTGCCGTAATGAAACGCTATAGTTTTTTCGCTAATATAAGGCTCCAGCGCATCAGGAGCATACGGAAGTTTTGGTAAACTAAATGCCATAATAATACGATTTTAAGATTTTTAATTGATTTTTTTGATGTTTAAAGGTACAACGTTTTTTATTGAAAAAGGATTAGAAATAAACATAATTTAGAATGATTATACGTTTAGCTGGTTTTAATTTCTATTCCATCCTCTTTAAACCTGTTGAACTATTTTATTCGATTGCAAGATGGTTTTTAAGCATCCGACGATGACATTACTCCCCTAAGAAGCAGACGCTCTCATTTCAATATGTTCAGGGGCAACTCACTATTCCTATTCCCATTCTAATTTTAAATCTTTAATAAGGGTGGCACCACTACCAACGCTTCCGGTATGCTGTAATCCAAATCCTCCCAAAGGTTGTTCTTTAATTACAGCCTCCATTTCGACACTTTGTTTTACTTCGGGCCGATTGTTTTCGATAAAATATTTAGCCGAAGACTTTAGCTTTGCAGTAATTCTATTTCCTTTTGTTTCAACAGTAATAAAACAGGGCGTTCGGTAACACGAGGTTGAAACCGGATCACTTATAGCCTCGGCTTTGCCATTTATATACTTTACAAACATACAATCAATAGCATCGTGGTACTTGGTTGTTCGAAAAAGCCGCAAAGCATATCCATTCAAGGTTTTGGTATCAAACTGAATAAACACATCCATGTACTGCGCTTTGGCACTGCTAAACCCTTGTCCTGCAGTTTTTGCCGGACACGCAGTAAAACTCACCTTCATATTACCAGAGTACTTTCCTACCGGTGTATATCGTAGTCGTGCTCCCTTGCTGGCCTGAACCAAGCCCGTATCGCCGTCAGCTCCATTAATACCCGGGCCAAAATACCACGAGTCTTTACTATTATTGGCCTCCCAATCGTTCCATTCATTAGTATCATCAGGTTTAAAGCAGTCGAAAGTCCAAAAACCAGGCATTACCGTTGGTTGAATAGTTGTGGCCATATTTTTTAAATTAACTTCCATTATTCTGCTTGTGGAAGGCAGGTGATACCTTGTAATCTTTTCATCCATCATAATAGTAAAAGCAGGGCCGGCATTACAACGCAAATGCTTCGGTTCAACGGTTGCCATCATGTACCAACCAATATCGTCAGTACTAAGCTTATAAGTATTCATTGGACGGTTAAAGCGCGATACTGCAACTTTTATAGGGTTTGTACCCAAGCTATCGGCACAACGGTACCAACTAATTAACGATTGGTCGGGGTATGGCATGTTCAGCTTATAAGCCACTTTCAACTGGCCTTTATCAGATAAAATCTCAGGATAATCAATAAAAACAGGTGGTTCTAAAAAACGTGGTGTTACATACAGTACAGCATTGCCAGCCAAACCGTTGTTGGTGGTTGCACGTATTATCACCTGCTTCGTTGCATCCTGGGTATTTTGGGGAATTACTTTACAAGTGCCATCAGTATTTGGGACTAATTGCACCAGTTCCTTCATTCCTGGTAATACTTCCCAATTAACACTCTGATTGATGGCATTAAAACCGCCAAACCTACTCACTTTAGCCGAAAGTGTTATGGTATCTTTTGCTGTTTCGATGTTTTGTTGCGTAGGACTTATGGTTAATAATGTGGGTATGTGACTTAACTTTTTCCCGCCAGTTATTTCAGCTTTCAAAACAATAGGTTTTATCCCCATAGGATCCCAGTCATCGTTTCCACAAAGCAGGTTATAGGTGTTATAAACCACCTGCTGGCTATATTCAAACCGATAGGCATTCAGCACATATTTTTCCGCCATGTTTACTAACGACAATGGATGTTTACTCCCCACAACAAACGCGCTATTATTTAAGCGGTTATTAAAATTATAGTAGGTAGTTTCTGGCGCAGGAGAATCGCGCCAGCCCCAATAACTCACCCATTTACCATTTAAACGACAATCAACCGCAGTTACGGGCCCTTTGCTTTTAACCAGGTACTGTTCACCACGGGTAAACGACTCGATATCGCAGTTGAGGAGTACAGCTCCGGTTCCGGCGGTGTGCCCAAAAGGTTTCGACGAGTAAAACTCGAAGGTACAATTCAGGTAAACACCTTTAGGTGCAAGTGCATCATCGGTTGATTCGAAATGACAACGATCAAAAAGTGTGCGTTCGCCGCCGTAAAAAGGTAACAGATTTAAACGGCTGATAAAATGGGTATTGCGGGCAAATATTTTGTCGCCACGGCAATAAACCAGCTGTGCCTGCACAATGGCTGATCCCCGTTTTGCTCTGTTCAACTCTGGTTTTAAAGGAAAAACTAAATCGATATTACAATAATTTCCAAAAGTTATATTTTCTGCTCTGGTGCCGTTTCCAATTATTTTAAACATGGTAAAGTTACCCTTAGCTCCCATTGTTTGACCTCTGTTACAAGCTAACACCACATTTTCTGCTTTTTTTGACAGACCTTGAAAATGCAACCATTCGCATTCAATTTCCAAGCCGTACGGAGCTCCTTCCCCTTGTTTTGGAATTCGAACTGTGGGATCATCCGGATCATCAATCCAATATACATAAGGAGCGATGTACAAAACCATTGGAGTGGCTTCGTTTCCGTTGGTTAACTGCTTTGCGGCCTCGTTAATGCTATTAAATACGAATTTGAATTCCGCAGCCTCACTATCCGATAACTGCCCATCGATAAAAAAGGCCTTGGGGCCCAGCTCAATTTTTTCTCCGCCATAAATGATGTAATCGCCATAAAACGCAATCGGGTCAGTCGCACTTAGCGAAACATAATTATTTTGCGCTGCAGCAGAAAGGAAACATATAAAAGGAAGAACAAATGCAAAGTTTAGTTTTAGCTGTATCATCTTTAATATTTTTTGGTGCGTACCAATGGTTACGATAAACCACGTAAATGTAAAAAAGCTTACAGGCAATAAACCAAAATTTGTATCAAAGTAAGGGTGTGTTTTCCCAATTTACGCTTCAATCAATAAAACCTGATCGTAGTACTGAAAGTTTTGGGGCTATAAAAAACTTTAATTCTCGCGGGATACCGTTTATTGCTAATACATAAAACTACTGCCTCCTAAAAACTCGCGCAGTAAGGATGTTGGAGGTATTTCTTCGTCACTAATTAATTTGAAATACGAAAGAAATTCGAGTAAACGTGTTGACTCGGTGTATTCCGGCTGATATTCGAGTACGGAATTTAGAATGGGTTCGGCATATTTTTTTAGAACTGCCAATTCGTATATGGTTGCCGAATTAAACATTACATCTGCATTTTCCTGGTACGGGAAGATGTTCTTTTCTTCGCCCTTACGCACTGAAGGCCAACGCTTAATTGTTTCAGCAGCCCGATATCCCCGGTATTTGCTATCGCGAATCATTCGCCGGAGCAAGCGATTATCGGCGGTTGAAATGTGTGTTTGTTCATCAACCGAGACCTGTGTGAGTGCTGAAATAAAAATTTTAAACGTATTCTCTTCGCGCACATCAGTTAGCAGTCCGGGGTTCATTCCGTGTATTCCTTCCACAATCAATATGTCATCTTTTCCCAGTTGAAGTGTTTTGCCATTCGAAGTGCGTTTTCCGCTATGGAAATCGAATCGGGGCAGGCGAATTTCCTTACCCTCGAAAAGCTCGATAAGTTGCTGATTAAAAAACTGTACATCAATGGCCTCAAGTGCCTCAAAATCATACTCGCCATGTTCATCTTTTGGGGTCAGTTCCCGATCTACAAAATAATCGTCGAGCGAAATTTGATAAGGATGCAAACCATTTACCGCCAACTG
Above is a genomic segment from uncultured Draconibacterium sp. containing:
- a CDS encoding FGGY family carbohydrate kinase — encoded protein: MHLLGLDIGSSSVKVSLVEADGGQVVASSFFPKQEMKITAHKAGWAEQEPELWWANLKLALAEVLSTANVDKESIESIGISYQMHGLVMVDKNLEVIRPSIIWCDSRAAAYGDKAFEEIGGQRCLTNLLNSPGNFTASKLKWVKENEPELFDKVYKIMLPGDYIAMKLTGETQTTVSGLSEGIMWDFKENSLAKMLFDNYGFQPEIIPNIVPTFAPSGQVSAKAAAELGLSTNTKVSYRAGDQPNNALSLNVLNPGEIATTAGTSGVVYGVSNEIKYDPQSRVNTFAHVNHAPEDPRLGVLLCINGTGILNAWMKRMVAENLSYEAMNDLASGVAIGSDGLSILPFGNGAERVLQNNNIGSMFNGINFNIHGKGHLLRAAQEGIVFSFKYGMDIMKNIGIDASVIRAGKANMFLSPIFRETLAGITGATIELYNTDGSVGAARGAGVGSGYYKSFNEAFANLKKLDIIEPNTSKQAAYEAAYENWKTQLEKVTLS
- a CDS encoding superoxide dismutase; protein product: MMAFSLPKLPYAPDALEPYISEKTIAFHYGKHHQAYVNNVNNLVAGTEFENADLEEIIKKAEGGIFNNGAQVWNHTFYFMQFGPKGCEEPKDELKAAIEAKFGSLDAFKEAFSKAAATLFGSGWAWLVVSESGELEIVQTSNAANPLRDGKKPLLTCDVWEHAYYIDKKNARPKYIEDFWKILDWKVISERFAG
- the xylA gene encoding xylose isomerase, translating into MEVLKGNKEYFKGIDQIKYEGPESKNPLAFKWYDENKVVAGKTMKEHLRFAAAYWHTFCGTGGDPFGPGTQIFPWIGASDIMDAAKEKMDAAFEFITKMNIPYYCFHDTDLVGDGSVFDIEKRMEQIVAFAKEKQAASGVKLLWGTANVFSDPRYMNGASTNPDFNVVANAAVQVKNAIDATIALGGTGYVFWGGREGYMSLHNTDTKRELAHLGEFLRMARDYGRKQGFEGTFFIEPKPMEPTKHQYDFDAQTVIGFLKENGLADDFKLNIEVNHATLAGHTFAHDLRMSADAGMLGSIDANKGDYQNGWDTDEFPTSIYEITEAMLEILPTGGFTHGGINFDAKTRRNSTDLEDIFIAHIGGMDVFARSLVIADKILNDSQYCAMRAARYASFDEGKGAEFEAGKLTLEDMYAIAKEVGEPAQISGKQELIEQLINWYI
- the xylE gene encoding D-xylose transporter XylE, giving the protein MKGRNSFYIVVITLVATLGGLLFGYDTAVISGADKSIQAYLIEGLGLNSLAHGATISSALIGCIIGGSISGLLASKLGRKKTLFLAALLFFLSALGSGNPEFLFFTKGEPTMGLLYMFNFYRVIGGIGVGLASAVSPMYIGEIAPADIRGRLVSLNQFAIIFGMLVVYFVNWGIANGQPLEWINTIGWRRMFISEAIPAGLFGALLLFVPETPRYLAIQNKDDKALSILTKINGAERAKEIFNDIKQSVESHSGKLFSYGKLVIVIGILLSVFQQFVGINVALYYAPRIFESMGAAKDASLMQTVVMGIVNVMFTVVAILTVDKWGRKPLLMIGSIGMAVGMFAIGILSFMEVIGISTLVFIIIYTASFMMSWGPICWVLISELFPNRIRGKAVAVAVAAQWAANYFISSTYPAMMEFSGGLTYSFYGLMSLLSFVFVWRLVPETKGKTLEEMESLWKK